The Deltaproteobacteria bacterium sequence AAAAATTGAGGAGTTGACTCAAAAAATGGTTGCTCTATGAAAGAATCTTCAGACCAATGGCAGTAATTGTATGGCAAGCAGCCTACCCGGTGCTTGCTGCCTGTATCTTATATGAAATATCCAGAGAAAGGAGATTCATTATGACAGGCGGTGCATATACGGCCTATAATAATTCAATGGCTCACATGACCGACAGAAATGATAAGGTCCTGTTGATGCTTTATGACGGCGCACTGAAATATGTAAGGTTTGCACGGATAGGAATTGAGGAGAAGAGTCCCAAGATAAGGGGCGAGAATATCTCAAAGGTAATGGCGATCCTTACAGAGCTTGACTGTGCCCTGGACAGGGAAATAGGAGGCCCTCTGGCTGAAAATCTCTCCAGGCTGTACCGGTATATGATGGACCGGTTGACCGTTGCAAATATGGATAGTGATGCTGAGGCCCTTGATGAGGTGGAGAGACTCCTGTCTGAATTGAAAGAGGGATTCGAGGGAGCGGTTAAAGAGAAATGCACTGAAATGCCTGTTCACCTTGAGGTCGAGAAATACGGAACACAGAGGAGATT is a genomic window containing:
- the fliS gene encoding flagellar export chaperone FliS, which codes for MLYERIFRPMAVIVWQAAYPVLAACILYEISRERRFIMTGGAYTAYNNSMAHMTDRNDKVLLMLYDGALKYVRFARIGIEEKSPKIRGENISKVMAILTELDCALDREIGGPLAENLSRLYRYMMDRLTVANMDSDAEALDEVERLLSELKEGFEGAVKEKCTEMPVHLEVEKYGTQRRFCLAI